A stretch of Mycobacterium sp. ITM-2016-00316 DNA encodes these proteins:
- a CDS encoding MSMEG_0568 family radical SAM protein: MSVSTRVDLALLGFRGRPPVSRSAGAGPSADGHLVIDGLNAAIPRNADSPFVFDGTRVLLDGQDTGLDVEVIERPRFYDLRTADGVPYEKLARLHGRNVLATTVVQTCIRYTEDQRCRFCTIEESLRAGATTAVKRPAELAEVAEAAVRLDGITQMVMTTGTSAGTDRGARHLARCVRAVKAAVPALPIQVQCEPPADLAVLTELRDAGADAIGIHIESLDEEVRRRWMPGKATVPVQQYHLAWREAVRVFGRNQVSTYLLVGLGEDPDELIDGAAELIEMGVYPFVVPFRPQPGSLAVDIDRAGAPDAAVVEKVSREVAALLTLAGMAGADQRAGCASCGACSVLQGLGA, from the coding sequence ATGTCGGTTTCCACCAGAGTCGACCTGGCCCTGCTCGGCTTCCGTGGCCGACCACCCGTCAGCCGCTCCGCCGGTGCCGGCCCGAGCGCCGACGGACACCTCGTCATCGACGGTCTCAATGCCGCGATCCCCCGCAATGCGGACAGCCCGTTCGTGTTCGACGGCACCCGGGTGCTGCTGGACGGTCAGGACACCGGACTCGACGTCGAGGTCATCGAACGACCCAGGTTCTATGACCTACGCACCGCCGACGGTGTGCCGTACGAGAAGCTGGCCCGCCTGCACGGTCGAAACGTGCTCGCCACCACGGTGGTTCAGACCTGCATCCGGTACACCGAGGATCAGCGCTGCCGGTTCTGCACCATCGAGGAGTCGTTGCGCGCGGGCGCCACCACAGCGGTCAAGCGGCCGGCCGAACTCGCCGAGGTCGCCGAGGCCGCGGTGCGTCTGGACGGCATCACACAGATGGTGATGACCACCGGGACCTCGGCCGGCACCGACCGCGGCGCCCGTCATCTGGCCCGGTGTGTGCGGGCGGTGAAGGCTGCGGTGCCTGCGCTGCCAATCCAGGTGCAGTGCGAGCCTCCCGCCGACCTCGCCGTCCTCACCGAACTGCGGGACGCGGGCGCCGACGCCATCGGCATCCACATCGAATCCCTCGACGAGGAGGTCCGCAGGCGCTGGATGCCGGGCAAGGCGACGGTGCCGGTCCAGCAGTATCACCTGGCCTGGCGCGAGGCGGTGCGGGTGTTCGGACGCAATCAGGTCTCGACCTATCTGCTGGTCGGTCTCGGCGAGGATCCCGACGAACTCATCGACGGTGCAGCCGAACTCATCGAGATGGGCGTGTACCCGTTCGTGGTGCCGTTCCGTCCCCAGCCGGGTTCGCTGGCCGTCGATATCGACCGGGCCGGCGCACCCGACGCCGCCGTCGTCGAAAAGGTGTCCCGCGAGGTCGCCGCGCTGCTCACCCTTGCCGGGATGGCGGGCGCCGACCAGCGCGCCGGGTGTGCGTCCTGCGGGGCCTGCTCGGTGCTGCAGGGGCTGGGGGCCTGA
- a CDS encoding MSMEG_0569 family flavin-dependent oxidoreductase yields MTTMHVPVVVIGAGQAGLSVSWYLGRAGIEHVVLEASTPVHAWADTRWDNFTLVTPNWHCRLPGYHYDGPDPDGFMTRDQVVTWLSGWLDTFDPPVRTHTRVTRLANAAAGGFELTIRSGSGEETITCDHAVIATGGYPLPVIPSYADSLKDSVMQLHSEQYRNAGQLPEGAVLVVGTGQSGAQIAEDLHLAGRQVHLAVGSAPRVARTYRGRDCMTWLSDMGLYDRPAAQYPGGKAAIEKTNHYVTGRDGGRDVDLRQFATEGMKLYGALADGAGAILRFDPTLSAALDHADAVYNSICADIDRHIDTHGIDAPPATRYEPVWVPETETTTLDLGTENVAAIIWAIGYRPDYRWIEASAFDGGGRPMQTRGVTGVPGLSFVGLPWMHTWGSGRFLGIDRDAQHIAATIISTYHESVLRLAVGH; encoded by the coding sequence ATGACCACCATGCACGTCCCCGTCGTCGTCATCGGCGCCGGACAGGCCGGACTGTCGGTCAGCTGGTATCTGGGCCGGGCCGGGATCGAGCACGTCGTGCTGGAGGCCTCCACCCCGGTACATGCCTGGGCCGATACCCGCTGGGACAACTTCACTCTGGTCACCCCCAACTGGCACTGCCGACTGCCCGGATACCACTACGACGGGCCCGACCCGGACGGCTTCATGACCCGCGACCAGGTCGTCACCTGGCTCTCTGGGTGGCTGGACACATTCGACCCGCCGGTGCGCACGCACACCCGGGTGACCAGACTGGCCAACGCTGCCGCCGGTGGATTCGAACTGACGATCCGTTCCGGGAGTGGTGAGGAGACCATCACCTGCGACCACGCCGTCATCGCGACGGGTGGATACCCACTGCCGGTCATCCCGTCGTACGCGGACTCGCTGAAAGACTCGGTGATGCAGCTACATTCGGAGCAGTACCGCAATGCCGGGCAGCTGCCCGAGGGCGCGGTGCTGGTGGTCGGCACCGGACAATCCGGTGCCCAGATCGCCGAGGACCTGCACCTGGCCGGGCGGCAGGTACACCTCGCGGTGGGCAGCGCACCGCGGGTGGCCCGGACCTACCGCGGACGCGACTGCATGACGTGGCTGTCGGATATGGGACTCTATGACAGGCCCGCCGCCCAGTATCCCGGCGGGAAGGCTGCCATCGAGAAGACCAACCATTACGTCACCGGCCGCGATGGCGGCCGCGATGTGGACCTGCGACAGTTCGCCACCGAGGGCATGAAGCTCTACGGCGCGCTGGCCGACGGCGCCGGCGCCATCCTGCGCTTCGACCCGACGCTGTCTGCAGCCCTCGACCATGCCGATGCGGTCTACAACTCGATCTGCGCCGATATCGACCGCCACATCGACACTCACGGCATCGACGCACCCCCGGCCACCCGGTATGAGCCGGTCTGGGTCCCCGAAACCGAAACCACCACCTTGGATCTCGGCACCGAGAACGTGGCGGCCATCATCTGGGCCATCGGCTACCGGCCCGACTACCGGTGGATCGAGGCCAGCGCGTTCGACGGTGGTGGCCGCCCCATGCAGACCCGCGGCGTCACCGGCGTACCCGGGTTGAGCTTCGTGGGCCTGCCGTGGATGCACACCTGGGGATCGGGCCGCTTTCTCGGCATCGACCGCGACGCCCAGCACATCGCCGCCACCATCATCAGCACCTACCACGAGTCGGTGCTGCGGCTCGCGGTCGGGCACTGA
- a CDS encoding MSMEG_0570 family nitrogen starvation response protein, translating to MPEMTFEVRWPDGSTQRCYSPSLVIHDYLNTGGRYTVGEFVDLSGRALTEASDRVRAKFGFACTSAAETNHRITSAAAGFPTDALIEITAMHPPLEQS from the coding sequence ATGCCTGAGATGACCTTCGAGGTCCGCTGGCCGGACGGCAGCACCCAGCGCTGCTACTCCCCCAGCCTCGTCATCCACGACTACCTGAACACCGGCGGGCGCTACACCGTGGGCGAGTTCGTCGACCTGTCCGGACGGGCACTGACCGAGGCCAGTGACCGGGTCCGCGCCAAGTTCGGCTTCGCCTGCACCTCGGCGGCAGAGACCAACCACCGGATCACCAGTGCGGCAGCCGGATTCCCGACCGACGCGCTCATCGAGATCACCGCGATGCACCCTCCACTGGAGCAATCATGA
- a CDS encoding carbon-nitrogen hydrolase family protein, with product MTTLAAVSANFTRDLEQNYALIAALTAQARERGVDFMVLPEAAVGGYLSSLGNHGDTVKTTKRSLPPAIRLDGPEIARIQQIIGDLVIAIGFCELAEDGQTRYNTAAVLDGDRIYGTYRKVHQPLGEGMSYSAGSGYGVFDTPIGRVGLQICYDKAFPEAARMMALDGAQIIASLSAWPAARTATAENLQDDRWTYRFNLFDMARALDNQVFWIASNQSGTFGSLRYVGNAKVVDPGGNVLATTLLDSGMAVAEVDLDTTFRTMRAGMFHLRDRRPDVYGPLTATDATHTAKWQELAHA from the coding sequence ATGACCACACTCGCCGCCGTCTCGGCCAACTTCACCCGAGATCTGGAGCAGAACTACGCGCTCATCGCCGCGCTGACCGCGCAGGCCCGCGAACGGGGCGTCGACTTCATGGTGCTGCCGGAGGCGGCGGTGGGCGGCTACCTGTCCTCGCTCGGCAATCACGGTGACACCGTCAAGACAACCAAACGCTCACTGCCCCCGGCCATCCGGCTCGACGGGCCCGAAATCGCGCGGATTCAGCAGATCATCGGGGACCTCGTCATCGCGATCGGGTTCTGCGAACTCGCCGAGGACGGACAGACCCGCTACAACACCGCGGCCGTCCTGGACGGCGATCGGATCTACGGCACCTACCGGAAGGTGCACCAACCCCTCGGGGAGGGCATGTCCTACTCGGCGGGCTCCGGCTACGGCGTATTCGATACACCGATCGGCCGTGTCGGATTGCAGATCTGCTACGACAAAGCCTTTCCGGAGGCGGCCCGCATGATGGCGCTCGACGGCGCACAGATCATCGCCAGCCTGTCGGCATGGCCGGCGGCCCGCACCGCGACCGCGGAGAATCTGCAGGACGACCGCTGGACCTACCGGTTCAACCTGTTCGATATGGCACGCGCCCTGGACAACCAGGTGTTCTGGATCGCGTCGAATCAGAGCGGCACCTTCGGGTCGCTGCGCTACGTGGGCAACGCCAAGGTCGTCGACCCCGGAGGAAACGTCCTCGCCACAACGCTTCTGGACAGCGGTATGGCGGTCGCAGAAGTCGACCTCGACACCACGTTCCGCACGATGCGCGCCGGCATGTTCCACCTGCGCGACCGCAGGCCCGATGTGTACGGCCCGCTGACCGCGACCGACGCCACGCACACCGCGAAGTGGCAGGAACTCGCCCATGCCTGA